Proteins from a single region of Candidatus Saccharibacteria bacterium:
- a CDS encoding ImmA/IrrE family metallo-endopeptidase, whose translation MRHKEINSLAENYAAQYNPEKLTPFPYENVTKDRGDLDVVYVDLDDDSASGVILYEEKDNRYSILINSTKSVNRQHFTLGHELGHYFLHQDILKTKKGLVDGEKTLDNSNILYRLDDAAMQTQIETEANHFAAALIMPSHLVEEAWDVLHDIEECARLFKVSTIAMSIRLTELELVS comes from the coding sequence ATGCGTCATAAAGAAATCAACTCTCTTGCCGAAAACTATGCGGCACAATATAACCCCGAAAAGCTAACGCCGTTTCCCTACGAAAACGTCACAAAAGACCGGGGTGATCTTGATGTTGTCTATGTCGACCTCGACGATGATTCGGCGTCGGGCGTCATACTCTACGAAGAAAAGGACAACCGCTACAGTATTCTTATCAACTCAACAAAAAGCGTTAATAGGCAGCACTTTACCCTCGGCCACGAACTAGGCCACTATTTTCTCCACCAAGATATCCTTAAAACAAAAAAAGGCTTAGTAGACGGCGAGAAGACGCTCGACAATAGCAATATCCTCTACCGCCTCGACGATGCCGCCATGCAGACACAAATCGAAACCGAGGCAAACCACTTTGCCGCAGCGCTTATTATGCCCTCGCACCTTGTAGAGGAAGCATGGGACGTCCTTCATGATATCGAGGAGTGCGCAAGGTTGTTCAAGGTTTCAACGATCGCCATGAGTATTCGCCTTACCGAATTGGAGCTTGTCAGCTAA
- a CDS encoding type II secretion system protein: protein MSNKRQQGFTIVELLIVIVVIAILAAITIVAYNGIQAQAKDSERTSDARQFAQVVEAYYIDNGFYPPFNNGTIGVALSSWRTANLPSMKDGLMIPPGVTAITLVNNKTPTVGEYGYHNDGSCTGTGASARCTEFGFYWRSDVDGLIKTQLSLHGQ from the coding sequence ATGAGCAATAAACGGCAGCAAGGGTTCACAATTGTTGAACTGTTGATTGTGATTGTTGTTATTGCGATTTTAGCGGCGATTACGATCGTTGCCTATAACGGCATTCAGGCCCAGGCTAAAGACAGTGAGCGGACATCTGATGCGCGGCAATTTGCGCAGGTTGTAGAGGCATATTATATCGACAATGGCTTTTATCCGCCGTTTAACAACGGTACGATTGGCGTGGCGCTGAGTTCGTGGCGCACCGCTAATTTGCCGAGCATGAAAGATGGTCTCATGATTCCTCCGGGGGTGACTGCTATTACGCTGGTAAACAATAAAACCCCAACTGTAGGGGAATATGGGTATCATAATGACGGATCGTGTACCGGAACAGGTGCGAGCGCGCGCTGCACGGAATTTGGTTTTTACTGGCGGAGTGATGTTGACGGTTTAATAAAGACGCAGCTCAGTCTTCACGGACAATAG